From Streptomyces qinzhouensis, one genomic window encodes:
- a CDS encoding WhiB family transcriptional regulator: MPVPEPFASPRWRTAAACAGLPPQIIFARREVEARPALEACRHCPVARRCEESVAPAESYFDGVSAGRLWRNGRLVRLRGQYVAQSHVTPEGDAAGAA, encoded by the coding sequence ATGCCCGTGCCCGAACCCTTCGCCTCGCCGCGGTGGCGCACCGCGGCCGCCTGTGCGGGGCTGCCCCCGCAGATCATCTTCGCCCGTCGGGAGGTAGAGGCTCGACCTGCGCTGGAGGCCTGCCGGCACTGCCCGGTCGCCCGCCGGTGCGAGGAGTCGGTCGCCCCGGCCGAGAGCTACTTCGACGGCGTCAGCGCCGGTCGCCTCTGGCGCAACGGGCGGCTGGTGCGACTGCGCGGCCAATATGTTGCGCAGTCGCACGTTACTCCGGAGGGTGACGCCGCCGGGGCGGCGTAG